Sequence from the Rutidosis leptorrhynchoides isolate AG116_Rl617_1_P2 chromosome 3, CSIRO_AGI_Rlap_v1, whole genome shotgun sequence genome:
CTGTATACAACGTTATGAATATGAATGTTGATGATAATATTTAGTTATAGTTATTGTATAATACATAcaatttaaatttatttatttgttgaggaaagacataaaattttacaaaaaagatataaatataacttaaaagtATTCTCCCTTCCCGCCACACACACAAACTTACAAAATAGTACCCTTGTATTCAGTTATTTGACCTTTTAGGTCCTTTTATTTTTACTTCCTAGTAACAAGCAAAAGTAAAACAAGACCCTGAAGAAGAAACCCCAAGCCATTGTGATCCATAAGCAGTCCCATTTACTCAAATCAGTGACAccttgttgtttcaaaaagtcagcaCCGGTGGTCAAACATGTTGTACTCGTGATGTTATACCCTAATGTTTCACTCATGTTTTCTAACAACTTCAATTTAATCGAGTCATCAGAAAGAGCAAGAGGGCTGTTATCGAATATTTGAGTCCCCCGAGCGAAACATTTATTAGGATCTTGAAACTCGTTGTGTAAAACCGCTTCGTAGGGATATTTCACTAGCGAAATGTAGTGAAACCAGATCCAGTAGTCAGGAATTCGATCACGATTGATGAAGAAACCGCTAAATAGAAGGAAGTAAGCAAGCATTGCTACAACGACAACGAATCCAATCAAAACATGAGGGACAACAGCCGATAAAAACGTCACAAACGAGCTTCCAGCCCAATACGAAGCTAGAATTATCCCGAAATAGAAAAAGAAACCAGACGAGCCCCCATCGAGTCCAACTGCCCAAAAAGTGATGATAGCGAACGCTAACGAGACACAAACGATTGCAGGAATCGCTACAAGCGATTGAGATAAAACATACGACGAACGTCTATAAGCATTGTAAGCGGTTTCTCTCATGAAAATAAAACGTTCTTGGACGAAAATAGGCAACGCATCTGCACACGTGTAGAACGTTGTTGACATCGCGAATGCGAAGAATCCGATTCGTTCCTGAACGCCTTTAGGCGAATCATCGAGCTTCCAAAAGATGGTTGCTAAGATGAAACCAGTAACAATAACTGCACCTAACCGAATCCCAAATACTTCGGGCATCCTCCACGAGTTTTTAAACGATCGCCTCGAAATAACCATCATTTCGAGCCACATAGGATTAGCAAACCTAGGAACTAAAGTAGTCGGGCTAACATCGGTCTCGCCCGAAACTAGCTTTCCCCGAGATACACTCGCGCTAATCGCTTCTTTCAACGATAAACCTCGTGTAGGTGTTTCGTTACCGTTCGGTATACTTCTCGACCGTTTTAATAACTGCCATGATTTGTTGAATTCAACCAGGCTCTTTGTTCCTCCAGGGGAACCTTCTAGTTCTCGGATCAAATCTAACGCGAATTCAGTCCGATTCTCCTTATCAGGAATCGGATGGCCGAAATCAGCAAAAAACGAAAGAAGCATCGAAGGTGAGCCGCTGTAAACAGTCTGTCCTCGAGACAGAAACAATAAACGGTCTAGTAATCCAAGAAGCCGAAAACTAGGCTGGTGTACGGACATGATCACAATACTTCCGGTTTGCGCGATACGTTGCAACACCTTGACAACCATATACGCACTCGTGGAATCAAGCCCTGAAGTCGGTTCGTCTAGAAACAATATAATCGGGTCGTGAATGATATCAATTCCTATTGAAACACGACGTCGTTCTCCACCTGACACTCCTCGATGTCCTTCGTCCCCAATAACTGTATTAGCGGCGCTTCGAAGCCCTAACTGGTCGATTAGGGCTTGAACTCGCTGCTTCTTTTTAGCTTTCGATAGTGAACGTGGCAGACGAAACTCGGCTGAAAACATTAACGTTTCTTCAACCGTTAACATTGGAAACAACAGATCGTCTTGCATCACGTAAGCCGAAATCACCTTTAAAAGGTCCGATTCTAACGGTTCTCCGTTTAAAGTAATTTGTCCTTTTAGTCTTCCTTTAGCGATTCGATTCGCTAAAGCGTCTATTAAAGTAGACTTTCCGGATCCACTCGCACCAAGGACGGCCAGTATCTGGCCGTCCCTTGCGTGACCAGAAATATcatttaataaaattttattacTAGATAACAAATTCTCATTGCCAACATGATCCACCGCAGTTGCCGGTACGGCAACGGGTTTATTCCGGCTACCAAATATAGCCGGGATATCAAACTTACCTCGAGTCTTAACGCTATACGTTAAATTTGTAAACGATAGCACAAACGGCAAAGACGGAACAGATGACTCGTCCTTGTTCATATAATTCATTTCTAGAACTTGATGCGACGTCGTATCATCCTGATCATGCTTGGAACCACTAACGTGTTTTAATAACTCACCGAGAGTTGGTGACGCCGGAGCAGACGATTCTGGCACGTCGGCAACTCGTATACGAGCTGACATTTTTTATTAGCGCGTGGTTTGGAGATTGTGATGAAAATCAATTAAATGTATGCAGATCAGATTTATTGGTGTGAAACGTCGTCGTTAGGTTTGGTAATAATTAACAGGTAATGATTGTGTATTGTGATAGGAGAAAAGGAGATAGATCGATCTATATATTTATGAGTGAAAGATGAGCttccatatatacacacacatatagagAGTGATAGTGgtactatatataaatatacatgctTAGATCATCTATCTCTATCTTTAGGTTTTTGtagatattatcatcattatcattatcattatcatattgatTAAATATATACTCAGtataaataatataatacttaAAATGTAAATTAGATGGAATGAGTCCTTTACTACTTCTACAAAAAGATTGACTTTTTTTTATCAAGTTATCATTTGTATATTGAAGTTGGTACACTTTCAAATCGAAATAGTGGTATCAAATTATCAATCTTAAATTTGAGGAAATAATTAGCAGACTTTGTTGGAGTACAAAACATAAAAAACCAATTTAGAAAGTAAATAAAGAGAGATTTTGGAGCAATTTTTTTTATGTTTATTCTCAATTGGAAAAACTGATACAATACACTAAATAGATAAcatcgacttaaatacttaaaagaaTAAACCATAACTTGCTAAGAAATAAGTAGGAAATTAAACTCAAACGGCCCATGTTGCCCATATCTCCACGATCTGATATTTTCCCTTTATCCTATTTATTCAGTCAACAATTAGTCTCCATACGACTTTTCAATAGTGGCGTAACTTGAACCCGACTTGAGATGGAGCGAAACTAATGAAACAGAGGTACACGCTAATTTAGTAATTGTttatttagtgtaaattttttttccgAAATTTAGCCGGAGTGGATACCCCCTTTTACCTCCACAATGTTCCGTCTATGCTCTTGAACACATGTGGAGAGTTACTTCACTATCATTATCTCCCCTAATTCTGATGACTATCTTCCAAGTCTTCAACTCTCGTCATCTCTCGCATCTCCTTAAACTTGACTTGTGAAAGTGCTTTGGTAAGTACATCAGCCTTCCGCTTGTTTCCACTTACATGCTCAACTCGGATTAATCCTTGCTCGACGCTTTCACGAATAAAATGGAACCTTGTGTCAATATGTTAGGCGATAGCTAGCCTACGCATTCGGCCTTGCATTCGGCCTTCCATCTAATCAAATCTACGAGCAAGTTTTTAAGCCATAATGCATGACAAGCAACTGAAGCAACAACCGTGAATCTTTTAACGAGATGAAAGTGCTATTGTATGCTGTTTGGTGGAACACCACGTGATCAAGATTCCTGAACAATCAAATAACACCCCAGTTGTACACTTTCGGTTAATAAGGTCCATTCCATGGCTACTATCGTTGTACGCAAGTATCTTGCTATCGCCCCCTTTTACGATATATCAAGCAAACATTTATTGTACCTCTAATGTACCTCAAGATTTGCTTGATCGGTTTGAAATGGCTCTCTTTGGGTGTCCCCATAAATCTACTCATCACCCTTACTGAATAGCTTAAATCAAGCCTTGTATAGAGGAGATATTGGATACTCCCAATCACATTTATGTATTTAGTAGCGTCCACGACGCTACCATTCTCATCTTTGGTCACTTGAAACTTTGGCTCCATTGGATGTTGAGCCATATTACATTCTGCCATGTCAGCCTCTTGTAATATTCTTTTTGCATAGCCACTTTGAACAATCAAAATTCCATCATCGTCTTGTTTAACTTCTATTCACACGCAGTAATACAGCATACCAAGGTCACTCATGACAAACACACTTTGCACTCTTTTGTCAAATGTATCAATATGATCTTCATTTACACTTGTCACAATAAGATCATCTACATACACGCCAATGattaattattgttttgtaccttgtTGATAAATAGCTTTCTCTTGAGGGCATCATTTAAAGCCCGTGTCTTTTAACACTTGATCAAATCGTGTATTCCTGGCCCTAGAAGATTGACACTAATCATAGAGTGCCTTGTTCAATTGGTAAACCATCGTTTCTTTGCGACTGATCAAAAAAAACCATCCTGAATTTCTCCATTCTGGTTTGCTAATTTGACGTCTAGATGATAGGCTCTCCAACCCTCACAAGCTGCTAGTGAAGAATCAATCGTATTTTTTTTTCAATTTGCACTACTGGTGCGAATACTTCCTCAAAATCAACTCCGTTTCGTTGCACGTAACCTTTCGCTACAATTCGTACCTTATGCTTTACAACATTCCATTGAGCTTTTTTCTTCAACTTGAATACCACTTCAATCCTATGGGTTTCTTTCCTTTTGGCAAAGTAGTCAATTCCTAAATTTGATCCTTGTATATTGACTCTAATTCAGTGACCATAGCTTCATTCCAGTAATGATCATCCATTGCTTCGAGAAAAGTTGATAGTTCATCACTAGCAAGCATAACCTCTTCTTTAGATAAACCTTCTCCATCAACGTCATCTTTCAACTAACGAAGAGGTTGTCGCTTCTGAGTCGGTGTGTGAACCTGGTCTTGAGGACTTTCCTGGAAATCACTGTTAGACGATGTACCAGTGAGACTAGAATATTGCATGTTACCTGACCTTCATGAGGTTGCTGTTGATGGTGACAACAACTCAAGAGGACTGCCTTGATCACTTTAGTAGCTTGCTTTTTTATCATAATGATTCTTTTATAACAATTCATTTTCAATAATGGGCTCTAATGTACTTATTCTTATCCGTTATGGACTTGTCTCCACAAGATCAGTTTGATCTACACCCCATTCCCATTTGATCTTTTCTTCAAATATAATGTCATGAGAAACACAAACCTTGTTTTCAATCTGGTTGTACAACCGGTAAGCTTTACTTCCTATTTGGTTTCACGGCTACACCACCTTTACACTTCTGTCATTTAGCTTTGTAAGATGGTTCAGTGGTCATTTTACATGTGCAAAACACCTAAAAAATTTCACATGCCCAAGTGTTGGTTTCTTTCCATTTAAAGCTTCATATGGAGTCACATCTTTTAGACCTTTTGTTGCCACTCGATTTAAGATATAAATTGCATGATGAACCGCTTCTGCACAAAAAGTGCTCCTATATAAAGATCTTAAAGTTCTCAGGTATTGACATCATTTTCAACAGCCCGTTTCATCCCAAGAATTGTTCTATCCCGATGCTCTGCCaaaccattttgttgtggagtgtaAGGTTCCATCATTTGTCGTTGTTGTAATGACCATACTCTTCTTGTTAACTTTTACGTTAATTATTCAACGACGGTTACTTGACTTATATGTCTTGCTTTGTTTAGATAAAATTTCTatgttattttttatttataaatattatttgtaatatttatttgtaGTATATTATTATGTTTAAGAATTTCTATTCTTGAATTTCAGTTTACACTTAACGTCTGTTAGACACCGTTAGTCGTTTTATCATATGGGTTATTGTTGGGACCTAGGCTTTGTAAGATGGTGCCAATTTGTAAAATTTAAAAAGTTTCTTTCTCCCCATGTTCCAAACCAATCGGACTTTGCCCTTTCCTCTCTTGTGTTCCACAGCTAAAAACCACAACCTCACCATCACCTCCATCAATTTTTTTCATCTCAAGATTGTTTTGGATCGTATTCGATAGCTATATCGTGTGTATTTGTCTCCTGTTGCTTCAATTCGCAATTTCTTGCTTATTTGTAAGGATTACACAAACCCTGGTTCATTATTTTTTGTTTTTGATctttagttatataataatcatgtgtaGTGCTTGAGTTGTTGATTATACATGTGAGGATTTGTTGTTTAGGTTAACATCGTGTCGTTTTTTTAAAATTCATATTTGTTTTCTGTTGATGCCGACCTGGGAATAATTTCATTAAATTATAATAAGTTCATATTTGAATTCCTTacatcgagtagatgaattttcacaTAAGATACGTAATTTTACGTTAAACGATTATTAagttatgatttaaatgaattttGGTGCATGCCGTTATAATTGATTTGGAATGTCTAGTACGTTTGTTGTTACTGCAACTTTTATGGGTCGATTCAGGTTTTGAAAATATTTATGTAGATTCCCAACTTAAATACAAAGCTTCTCCAATTGGTCTCAACTAATTTGAATGTGGGTGATTTTTctataatataattaagttattgcAATTAttacttttttattttattatggagtacttttttgcttattatttttttattgtttATAAGGTTCGAGGACAAAGAGTGTAATTTTTTCCCTCACATGACAAACACGTTCCTTTGAAGTCCCGCACGCTCTTTTTGATCGGAAGCGGGGTGGGCAAGTTCAGTCAGTGCTGGCGCCTGCGATAGCGCCGCTGTAGCACTTAAAGAAATATGATTAACGGTCgttaatgaatttgaccatatTACCTTCAATTTCACATTTTCCAAATCATAATTCTTTTCAGGTAAAAATTAAAACACGTAATTTTTTTCGGACACTCAAAAAAAGTCATATTACCTTTTTTTGGCAAATATGGTAACATAGTTTACCTTTTCGGCCCATTTGCCTTTTTATTTAAATATAAGAATATAAGATGTCTGTTGAAAATGAGGATAGAAAGCACGTGCTTCTTTGTAGAGTGGTtttgtgtaacaccccgttttcctcaTGCATGGTATAAAGGTACGTATTTTTACCTTGTAAACGTTTATTATTAGCCGCGAATGATTGTTTATAGTTTAAATGTTAGAAAATGTTgaaaatggtttgatcaggccTTCTGTCGCGTCTGAAGGTGTTTTAACGCGTTTTGGTTggtcgcgatacgcgacaaagcTGAATGGGACGCGACAACTTCTGAAACCCAGTTCTGTCTacctttgtaacatcccgcctttttccatttacttttacgttatactaatttaaactccgttatatgtttataacatctcccgttgatacgcgttttaaattatctcgtttaggtaattcacgcacccgaacgaaagttgagggactaaacttgacaagggatcaaacccttgactaggtcaaagggtcaaacccctttcactcattcattatcatctccatctctctctcttcctctctagcaagaacacacacaccatttccaaattcattcaatcatcatctaaattcaatctaggaggcttacaacaaaataaattacatattcgtgatcctctcttcatcctcttcattttggtaccaacttcatctcgtttgggtaacatttctaaaactctagatttctctaaattcatgtttttgacttgaaatggtgttagttagtgtctatggctcattgtgatgtcgtatatgtaatttgtatgctcgatctcgttgttttagtataactagcatgaacttgaattttggtgtgttgttcttgaatttttggatgatcatatgttgttagatgttaaaagttcatgttctaattgtgctcctagtatcactagcttcaatttgatgtgtaggttgattaagaaaacttcaaaagcatgattattgattttgagatgtttgactagggtttgatggttcttgacatgaatttttggatgcttgaatgccatggaatgttaattgttagtgtttagttgtaatgtatgcctcattaccttcaaaacggcatatcatatgtgagaattggattcccgaaactcaaaatgcatttgatgaacttgaaaatttgaaaatagacttttattgatcacttgacgagaaatcggttgttgaaaatgatgtttttgattgatgatacatgtttagttgtgttccttgtcaaaagagctttccaacggtataagacacgccttctagttgtttacggtttgcgttttatggttgtttgaagttttgaccaagacttgaacatttgaaactgaccaggtaccaggccacgcctaatgtcgcggcgcgacacctctggccgcggcgcgacataagccgtggtcaggttctgaccaccatgtccaaattacgaaaaatgtttggcatactatggacctccgattcacatgaaacttgttctaacatgctcatatatgattaaaaacctcagaaaaatagttcgggacccgacccgaacatgttgactttttcgttgactttgacccgaccaagttgacttttaatcaaacttaaccaaatatttgtgcaatcgttctaacatgtttttatacttgtaccttgcatgaaacatgacaatttgattcacatgctattatgatcgagtcttaacgagccataggactaattgaacatctttgacctatcgtgtttaccgttattgatacaacctattgtttaggtcaagactagcattgttctttgcacacgtttacttgttgaagtactttactactcgtgcactcaaggtgagatcatagtcccacttttactctttttgaacttacatttgggatgagaaaacataaatatttctttactaagtgaacacaagtacaggaaaacaaacattctacatacgagtttagaacaaaatcctcaattcgattatcattagttacacttgccgggtgtaagcgagaacttatgttgtatggatccatatgggtttgacaaaccctcattcaaacggttcgctaccgtttacgaatgaaatatattttcgagaaacagtgtatgttctagcactaagtgatggggttcaatggaaggaatgttaagcattgataattgggtgctcgtgaaacaaacttttggaatgtattactgttatttcattgatgcaaatcttgtggttc
This genomic interval carries:
- the LOC139895909 gene encoding ABC transporter G family member 6-like, yielding MSARIRVADVPESSAPASPTLGELLKHVSGSKHDQDDTTSHQVLEMNYMNKDESSVPSLPFVLSFTNLTYSVKTRGKFDIPAIFGSRNKPVAVPATAVDHVGNENLLSSNKILLNDISGHARDGQILAVLGASGSGKSTLIDALANRIAKGRLKGQITLNGEPLESDLLKVISAYVMQDDLLFPMLTVEETLMFSAEFRLPRSLSKAKKKQRVQALIDQLGLRSAANTVIGDEGHRGVSGGERRRVSIGIDIIHDPIILFLDEPTSGLDSTSAYMVVKVLQRIAQTGSIVIMSVHQPSFRLLGLLDRLLFLSRGQTVYSGSPSMLLSFFADFGHPIPDKENRTEFALDLIRELEGSPGGTKSLVEFNKSWQLLKRSRSIPNGNETPTRGLSLKEAISASVSRGKLVSGETDVSPTTLVPRFANPMWLEMMVISRRSFKNSWRMPEVFGIRLGAVIVTGFILATIFWKLDDSPKGVQERIGFFAFAMSTTFYTCADALPIFVQERFIFMRETAYNAYRRSSYVLSQSLVAIPAIVCVSLAFAIITFWAVGLDGGSSGFFFYFGIILASYWAGSSFVTFLSAVVPHVLIGFVVVVAMLAYFLLFSGFFINRDRIPDYWIWFHYISLVKYPYEAVLHNEFQDPNKCFARGTQIFDNSPLALSDDSIKLKLLENMSETLGYNITSTTCLTTGADFLKQQGVTDLSKWDCLWITMAWGFFFRVLFYFCLLLGSKNKRT